The window TGTTGGCGGTTCTGAAATATCCCGGATGCCAGTGGGGACCACGCTTGCCGTCGATGGAGGTGAGAAAAGGCGCGCTGTTGTTACCCGAGATCATCGTCAAGCCGGCGTCGGCCATAACCTTGGCAGCCGTGGTCGCTGATCCGGAGCACGTGGTGCCGAAGATGGCGACAGTTTTAGGATCGGCAACAATCTTCAACGCGGCATTTGCGCCACCCTCGCTGCTGCAACCGGTATCCTCAGTCTGTATTTCGACAGAGTGTCCGGCCACCTTGCCCTGCCAGAAGTCCAAGGCAAGTTCAAGCCCGTAGAGCTGCTCTTTACCAAGGGGTGCAACCCTGCCTGACAGTGCCTGGATGACGCCGATTTTAATTGGTTCATTGCCAGAAAGTGATACGCAGCCAATGGCATCAACACACACAAATGGTTGTTTTTCTTGTGAACAACCCAACAGAAGGAGCGGGATGACAAGTATACAGCCCTGGAGAAACGGGAGGATTTTTCCTCTATTATTCATATTCGTCTCGCATGGATGACAGGGAGGTCTGATTGAATAACATACAGAAGAAGCATATTCCACTGCCGGGATATTTTCCAGGGACATTCAATATGTAATAATGTTTTATCCGGTTGGGGGTGTTCTCACAAGAAGACAGCGTACAGCTTGGTTGAGCAGCGGTTTTGCTCTAACGAAACGTATGCCCTTGTGGTGGAAGGTACGAGACTTTCGAAAAAAAGCGGAGCGGCGAAGGATTAGGCGGGCGAGATCGCCTTGCGCTCAGTCGCCGAGTGATGACGCAGACAGGTAGAGATTGATCCTGTCTACGCTGGGCTGCTGGCAGAGGGCATCACCGTGTTGCCGGAGCAAGGATCTGCTTGAGAAAGAGCTGGCTGCGGGGGTTTTGCGGGTTGGTGAAAAACTCGCTGGGCGAGGCCACCTCAACGATCGCCCCCTGGTCCATAAAGACCACCTTGTCGGCGACCTCGCGGGCAAAGCCCATTTCGTGGGTGACCACCACCATGGTCATACCCTCCCGTGCCAGGGTTATCATAACCTCCAGCACCTCGTTGATCATCTCCGGGTCGAGGGCCGAGGTTGGCTCGTCGAAGAGCATGATCTTCGGCTCCATGGCCAGGGCGCGGGCGATGGCTACCCGTTGCTGTTGACCGCCGGAGAGCTGAATGGGGTAATGGCTGGCCCGATCGCCCATGCCGACCTTGTCGAGCAGGGCCATGGCCAGGGCTTCCGCCTTGTCGCGGGCCATTTTTTTAAGCTTGATCGGGGCAAGGGTGAGATTTTCCAGGACCGTCTTATGGCGAAAGAGGTTAAAGCTCTGGAAGACCATGCCCACCTCCATGCGGATGCGGTTGATGTCCTCACCTTCGCCGTACAGATTATGACCATCGACGTGAATGGTCCCGGAATCTACTGATTCGAGGCGGTTGATGGTACGGAGCAGGGTCGATTTGCCTGATCCGGATGGGCCCAGCACCACAACCTTGTCGCCGGTCTTGATGTCGAGGCTTACCTCATTCAAGGCCTTGAAGGTGCCGAAGAACTTGGTGATGCGATGCAGACGGATGATTGGGTCAGCGGCGTTCATAGTGGCTCAACCTGTGCTCCATTATGCTGATGAGTTTTGACAAAACGAGGGTGATCAGGAGATAGATCAGGGCGATCATGGTGTAGGTCTCGAAATAGTTGAAGCTTTCCGAGGCATACTCCCGGCCGCGCCGCAGGATGTCAGCCACCGCCAGGATCGAAACCAGGGAGGTGTCCTTGAGCAGGGCGATGAACTCGTTGCCCACCGGTGGCAGAATGGTCCGCCAGGCCTGGGGAAGAATGACATAGGCCATGGTCTGCCGGCGATTAAAACCAAGAGAGAGGGATGCTTCCGTCTGGCCATAATCGATGGACTTGATGCCAGCGCGAAAGACCTCGCCCATGTAGGCCCCATAACAAAAGGACATGGCGATCACCGCCGCCACCAGGTCCGGCACCCGGACAAAACGGCCCAGGGCGTAATAGATATAAAAGAGCTGCACCAGGAGCGGAATGCCGCGGACCACCTCGACATACAGGGAGGCGATCAGGTTGATGAAGCGGTTGCTGGAAATTCGCCCCAGGCCGGTCAGCAGTCCAATGACAATTGCCAGGGAGATGGAGAAGATCGTCACCTCGAAGGTGATGACGATGCCGTCGGGAACGAAGCGCAGGATGTTGAGGTAGGGATCCGGCTTGAACCATGGCAGGAAGATGAGCAGGCCGATGGCGCCGATGAGGGCGAGCCACCAGGCGGAAACCAGGCCCTTGTCATCCGGGCTGGGGATGGCTGCGCCTTCTCCGACATCGATTTTGGTGATTCCAGGGTCAGGCATGGCTGTTCCGTCCTGAGGTTTGGATAAAAAAAACCGGGCCCAAAGGCCCGGCAAGCGGAAGATCGAAACAGGCCTTTATTGGCCTATCCATTTTACCTTGAGCTCTTTGTCCAGCCCCTTGGCCTTGACCGCGGCGATCCCCTTGTTGATCAGCTCCAGGGTAGCGGTATTGCCCTTGTTGACGGCGATGCCGTAATTCTCGGCCTCACCGGATTCGATGATAGCGGCGATTTTCAGTTTTTCCTTATACTTATCCAGGGCATAGTTGGCAGCTACCGGATCATCACAGACCACGGCGGCAATACGGCCGACATTCAAATCCTCCATCGCCAGGCCGACCTCATCATAGGATTTGGCCTCGACTCCGGCCGCGGCCTTGATGGCAAAATAGCCGGTGGTGCCGATTTGGCCGCCCACTTTCTGCCCCTTCAGATCGGCAAGGCTTTTGGCTGTTGAGGCCTTATCGACGATCAGGGCCTGGCGGACAGTAAAGTAGGGCAAGCTGAAATCCATCTTTTTTTGCCGTTCTTCGGTGATGGAAACGGAACTGACGATGGCGTCATATTTTTTTGCCTCCAGTCCGGCAAAGATACCGTCCCAGGCAGTGTTCTTAAAGACCGGAGTAAAGCCTGCTTCCTTGCCGGCGGCGGTCATGAAAGCGATGGAATAGCCAACCACCTGTTTTTGATCGTTGACGAACTCCATGGGAGGCCAGGTGGCGTCGGTGGCGAAAACGATGGTCGGTTCGGCTGCAGCCGGTTTACACAGGGCCAGGAGCAGCAGGCAAGCGGTAAATAATCTGGTAATCATGTATTCCTCCGTAAAGTAAAAGTGATTGGGGTTTTTCTCCATCTACCACTCAACTGCACTGCTCGCAAGAAAAAGGTGGCAGGTGAGAAGGTGGATGAGGTGAGCAGTAATCACTTTCCCGGGCTTCCCCAAAGAAGACTAGTCCGGTGGAGGACGATCTGAACCAATACGGTATCTTTGAAGACAGGTTTTACAATAATTCTGATTTAGGAGACGATAATCAGCTCGACACGGTATAAAGCTCTGTCGGAATAAATAAAGCTGGATGTTTCAGAACTGTCCGTTGCTTTGGTCGTTGGTTGTTGATTCAAGAAAAAAAACTGCATCTCAATACCATACAGGCAATGGAAAAGTTGCAAAATCTAACACAAAATGGTAGCTTTTGGCCGATGTGTCAGATTAATTTATACAAAGGAGGCGATTTTTTTGAATCACGAATGCAGCTGTTGATCAACGACTTGCCGGTTAGCGCCATAAAATGAATACCCTGCTCCAGATGGAGAGAGCAGAATCGGCAAGTGAGGATCTACCTTAAGCGGCTGCAAAATTTTGAAAACGATGTGAAGAGATTCATGATCGATTTTATTGTTCCATCTCAAACTGCCAGGCTGAAAACGACCTGCGCATGATCAAGGTTCATGCAAAAGGAATCGGGATGTTTCAGCTCGATGTGCGGTACCAAAAAAATTCTGCCGCATGGGCAGTTCCCCTCAATCTGAAGGCCACAGGATATTGCTGGAACCAAAGCTGTGCAAGTGCTCTTCCAGGGAAAGCAGCCATCGTTGAGATCGAAGAGGGGTCCGTCTATCAATATTGAATAGTTGTTGATTGTTTTTCATTTTATATCTTCACACCGCGAACACAAGCCATTGACTATTGATATTCACGCGACCAGAGGACATGACTCTTACGGCTTGATGATATGCCGTTTTTTCATTTGGGTCTGTGTTATGGCGTAAGAAGAGAGGATGCTTTGTCCTCCTTCAGTAGTTCAAACCCAGGTACTCAAGCCTGTGAGCTTTGTGATGGAATTTCAATTAAATGGAAGAAAATATCGGCTAATATCAGCCCAACTGAGCACCGCTGATGCCGAAAAGGATCTTTCCCATCTTTACGCAGGTGAGCTCATTATTGGCACCCAGCGCTACCATGTTCTGGAAGCGCCGCGACAGGCAGCAACACTCTCCGATGGGGCTGTAAGATCCTTGACCAAGCGAGAGATCCAGATAGTCGTGCTTGTTGCCGAAGGTCTGCCAAACAAGCAAATCGCCTATAAGCTGAACATCAGCGAATGGACCGTATCCACTCATTTACGCCGTATTTTTGCCAAGTTAGGCGTCGATTCACGGGCCGCCATGATCTACCGGTCAATAGAGTTCCTGCCGTCGCACATTTAAGCTACCCCGCATCAGGTACCAGTATCGTGTGACTTGAGAAAGGTTGCATGGACGCCGTATATTTCTCCTCAGGCAACGGAGAAGCGAACCTTTCGCCCTCTCCGGATCGCACCTTTTTTTCACATGAGGAGATGAAAAATGAGCGACAGACTGGAAGAAGATCTCATGGAAGATCTGGCGTATGATGAGGCCGAGGGCGCCTCGGAGATGTTCGATGAAGGAGAGGAATTTGAGGGGTTCGATGCCGCCGATGAGGACCTGGCGGAGATGAATGAATTCGAGGATTTCGATGACGGCTTTGAGGAGGGATTTGAAGAGGAGGGATTCCTTGACGAAGGCGACTACGGCGACGAGGCTGATTATGGCGACGAGGATTCCATGGAGGAAGCCATGGCCTTTGCCCTGGGCGCCGAAGATACCGATGAATTCTGGCGTCGGGTTAGGCAGGGCGTGCAAAGGGTTGCGCGTGGCGCGCGCAGGGTAGGCCGCGTCGTCGGTCGGGTAGCAAGAACCGCCGCACCGATAGCTCAAAATCTGGGGCAGATTGCCAGCGCCATTCCGCATCCATATGCTCAAGTTGCTGGCCGGGCACTGGGAATCGCCACTCCGGTTCTCAACTTGCTTGGCCGGCTCAGGGCAGAGGGCGCGAGCGAAGAAGAGGCCATGGATGCCTTTGCCGAATATGCCATGTATGACGAGTCAGCCCGTCCTATCCTGGCCGGTCTTGCGGCCCGGACTATCGTCAGGGCGCGCGGCGCAAGGATGCCGCTGCCGGCCCGTCGCATTGTCGTGCGCAGTCTCGGTTCGGCAGCGAGAACCCTTGCCCAGCGCCGGGGGCCCACCGCCGTCAGAGCCCTGCCGAGAATTATCCGCAGCGTGCGTCGCACCGCGGTCGCCCGCAGAACTCCCACCAGGGCCATTCCGCGGATTGTAGGCCGGACCGTCGCCAATGTGGCGCGTAACAATCAGCTGGCGAGAAGGCTGTCAAGGCCGATCCCGGCGGCCGTACGCCGCGTCAGGGCAATTGTCACCCGGACCCCGATGCTGGCGGGAGGCGGTGGACGCAGTTTCACCCTGCGCGGACCTGTTCGCATTACGATCTCAAGCGCTGCCTGATAAAAACAGCTTTAGCCGAGGTGATGATGTCGACGCCTGCTATTAGAAAATTCCTGCAAACCAAGGTTACGGCTCTCACGGCCCGTGCCCGGCGTTTGGCGGAGCTGGAGCCGGGTACGGTGGGTATCCGGCCTCAGGATAGATCATTTGCCCCTTCAACGGCGCACTTTGCCGCAGCAAATCGGCGTTTGGCTCATATAGACCGGGCTATCCAGCATCGTCTGCAATTTTTGCAGGCCCATTGGCATGCAGCACCTGCCCAGACCGCCTTGGTATATATCGCCCTTGTCGAACGCGAAGTGGACCGAGCCAGGCGGGCATTCGGCATGTTTTTTGAGCTTTTCAGTCAGCGCGGCTCGGTTTTCGCACCGGCCCTGGCAGCCCATGATGTGATCGCGGCGGACTGTTACGCGGCCATCCGCAAGGCGGCCCCGCTCATTTTTCGGGGCCCGCTGTTAAAACCGCTCACCTATATGGAGCATGGCTATTCACCGGCGACCATGCGCCGCGGCGTTACCCTGCGGCGGCTGCTGGGGGAAAACAATCCCTTCCCGGTCATCCGCATCCCCTGGGATCGCGATAATCCCTGGCAGGCAGTGTTTCTCCATGAGGTGGCCCATAATTTACAGGCGGATCTGGGTATCTGGCACGAAAACAGCCAGGCCGTGGGTGAACGAGTGCTCAAAGCAATCAGCGATCCTCTCTTGACCACCGTTTACCGCCGCTGGCACAAGGAAATCTTTGCCGACCTAGCGGCGGTCCTTCTGGGTGGCCCGGCCTCGGCCTGGGGCATGATGGATTTTCTCGCCCATCCGGGACCCCGGTCGCTGACCTACCGGCCTGGCGGTGCCCATCCCACCGGGTATCTGCGCGGTTTGATCCTCGCCGAGATGTTGCAGCGTCTGGGGTTTTCGGAGGAGGCTGCTAAAATCCTCGCGGTTTGGAAGGGATTCTACAATCCGCAGAAAGGCCACCGGATTCCCCGGCGATTGCTGGAGGGTTCGGTGCGGACGATTCCCCATGTGGTGGATGAAATCGCCTTTCAAACCAGGCGAAATCTCGCGCAACGGGCACTTGTCGATGTCATTCCGTTTCGCCGGGAGGATGAGGCGCTGATCAGGCGTGGCGCCATGGCTCTTATCCGCGGACGGGTGCCGACGGACATTCCGCCCCGCTTTTTCGTAAGCGCCAGCCGCTATGCCATTCAGGGAGGCGCTCAACCCCAACAACTCGCAAACAATGTCATAACCTATTTATCTTCCATGGCTTCCGGACTGAGCATACAGAGGGGTACCCGGAAGGCGATGGCCTCATAAAGACACAGGGGTGAAGCATTATGCCAATGGAACAGCTAAAAACCGGCGATAAAATCAACATGTTTCGTGATCGCTCTCCAGACGCGGTTGCACTCGACAATCTGATCCGTAAGACGCTCAGGGTGAGTGACCCGGCCAATGCCGGAGAAATGGCCAAGGCCCTGCGCAATTACTATCCCACGGACCGTGAGTTTATGGCCCGCGAGGCCGCCGGCATGCCCTTCGTCAGCGCCCCTGTCCAGGCGGTGGCGCCGCAGGCTGTGACCTCCACCAGCGCCGAGGTGGAACAGGCGGTCTCGGATGTCGAGCAAGATCTCTCGGCGTTGACACACAACGCGATTCTGAAGGATATCGAACCCGAGCTCAGAGGCTGGGCCACAGCGGTACGCACTGCCATCGCAAGTGGCATCCACGCCGCCAGGTTCGCTCTTGATCCACGCCAGAGGGACAGCGCCTTTGCGGCCCGCAGGCATCTTGGCAATTATGCACGGATGGCCCGAGCGGTCGGCACTCTGACCCCGGCTGCTAATCCTCTCTTTAGAAGCTTTGCCCAGAGCATAGATGAAGTGGCAGCGGTCATCCTCGTCCTCATCGGGGAGTCTTTGGCTAATGCCGGTATTGGGGGAGGCAAGTTCATCCTGCAAGCTCCAGTAAGCGAGATTCAGGCGCGAAGGGATGCCGTGATCTATTCGCTGAGAAATCTGGTGGGATCAACCCAGGATGCCTACGGACCAAACGAATGGCCCAGAGGGCTCCAGGCATACCAGCAACTGATGAAACATTTGGGCAATAATGCCCAGCATGATCTGCGAGCGCTTTTCCAGGAAAGCGAGTTGGCTGAGTTGATGGATGAACTGATTCATCTGGCGGTTGGCAGCACCGCCGAAGGATACCGCGCGCTCGGATCGACCGCCATGATGGCTCTGGAACGTTTTAACCGGCTTATCCATTTTGGCCAGGATGTTGTTAAACCGGAGTCGCCGCCTCTTGCATCCTTTGTCATGTCGTTGAAGCTCTTTTTGAATGCTTTTGACAATGGAAGGCAAGGACATCGCTTGATGACAATCGCCAGGCCGCCAATCCTTTTCTATGGTCTTTATGGAATGAAACAGGATTCTGCGAGTCAGCGTTTACTGCAGATAATTATTCATCGTGGCCAGCTCGCGGAAGAATTGGATTGCTGCTCTTCAAACAAGCTTTCAATGAAAAAAAGAAACCTTTCATTTCAAAAGGACGACCATGATAAACCTATATTTCTAACCAATGAAGAAAGCCAGATCTGCCTCGATAAAATTCTTTATGATATCGATCGGACTATCGACCTCTATGCCCTAGGCACTGAGAATTTCGGCAAGCCAGAAAAGAGAGCCGGAGCATGTGCTTGCATTATAAAAACTCTGTCTATAACTCCGGCAATTTACTCCTTAAGTGGTATTAGAACTCTGATCCTTAAAGCAGGCCAAACTGGTTGGGTCAGCAAGGAAAAAGAAATTCTTTATCAAGAACTTAGAGCTCAGCAAAAAGCTGAATATGGCTATGATTCATTGCTCCAGGCAATGGCACCTTCTTGCTTTAATATTTTAGGTAAGCAGATTAATCCAGTGATTTTGCTTATACAAAAAACAATTAATCAGCTCGATTATAATCAACCAAAGACCAAAAGAATTCCTCAAAATTACGAATCGAGTCTCGATAAAGCTGTTTCTTTCATCGATAAGATAGATAAAAAAGGAGACAGAGAGCTAAAAATAAAATCGCAGAACACGGCTCAAGAAGCAGCACAAATTGCACCAGATAAAGAGGAAATTGATCCTGGTAATTCGGATAAACGAGTTTAGGAACACAATTAAACGACGTTTTATCAACTCTTAATCCGCGATGCCTGACGGGTAGAAGTACTTATAAGGAGAGAGAACCATGGCATATGAAAATTTTGAGACCATCAGCCGCCTGTGGCAGAAGTTCCTGCGCGAACAGCTGGCCACGATGCAGCCCGAAGACAGGCAGAAGTACGAACATCTGTTTGAGGACAGGTTTCAGGAACTCCTGAAGGGAGCGGCGGGCGATGGCATGAACGGGTTCCTTGACCTTGTGGGTTTCGGCGGCAAGGGCACCCCGCCTTTTGAAGAAGTGCCCTATCCCTATATTTCACCGGACTTCGACGAATCGGTCATCCCCAGCCAACTGCACGCCTCGGCCGAGCTTTACTTTATCTATCAGCACGAAAGGATGAAGGTCTTCCAGGTCATTGATGTTCTGCGGCGGCTGTTCCGGGAGGGGCGTATGCGCATCCAGCGCGGTCCCGGGGCCAGGGGACTGTATATCCTGGAAAAATGGAAGCCCCTGCGCTATTCGCTGCGTGACCGGATGATTGCCTACCGGCGCGTCTTCAACTTCGGCTCGGCGCCTTCGCCTGCCGGGGCAATCGTCAACCGCAACTTTCAAAGTCAGCTTCTGGCCTTCATGACTGCCCTGGCCCAATATTTCAGGGACTTGCTGATCGGTGAAGTCATCCGTGGCGGGCCGATGATCGAACAGCGGCCCTTCGGCAGCGTCGCCACCGTGCAAAGGCTGGGGATCGATCTGCGTTTTGCCCTTGACCGGGCGAGCTACGGCAATATTCTCGCCCTGACCCATGAAACCGGTCATTACCTGAAAACGGCCATTGAACTCTTCGACACCCCGGATATTAAAAAGGTATTCGACGCCAACACCAAATGGGATGTCGTGGAAATCGTCTCCAACCGCTATCTGGGCGGTATGGGCGAGATCTCCCAGCGCTCGAAGATGGCGGAAAGCGGCCGCAGGGTGCTGCAGTGGGTGGCGGACAACGACTTTAAGACGGCCATTGACCCCATCCTTTTCCAGTCGGATGCGCGGCCTTTTGGTCCCCATGCCGAGGCCTGGATCGCTGCCTACCGCATGACGCCCGAAGGCCGGGGGTTCCGCGGCGTAGTCCCGACGCTGCGGCGGAAATTGGGGGAACCGGCTCTGTCGGCGGCCTAACAGGTGCCGGAAATGTCCATCCTGCCGTCTTCCCTCGCACTTACCGTGCATACCCGACGAAGGGCCTGTGTCCTCGATACGCAACTGGCCCTGTCGCCCTATGGTTTGCTGCTTGCCCGACGCCTGGGCGAGGTCTTGGACCTGTGGCTGGTCAGGGAACTCTGGCAGATTCTGGACAGCACTTACTACTACCGGTCGAACCCCAGCCAGCTCATCCCGCCGATACCCGGCACCGCAACAATTACCGCTCCGAGCGGCAATTGCCAGACGATAGGCACCGTATTGGCCCAATGGGACCTGGCGCGCGCCGCCACCGATCTCGCCGGACTCAAGGTGTATTGGGTGGGAGATGCCCTGAATGAATCGCTCCTGCCGGCGGGCACTGACACCCATCTGATCAGTCGCTTCGAGACCCTGGCGGCGGCCCTGGAATCAGCGGTTCCCAATGCATTTCAGAATGATGAACAACCGCATCTTTTCAGCGACTGTTCTCGTGATACTGCGGCGTTGGCCGCGGCGCTTATTCCCTATAAAGGATTTATCCTTACCTCGGGGAGCAAGGGCGACGAGCCCGAACCCTTGCTCTGCACCTATTTGAAGGAACATTTTCATATTTCCTGCGTTAAGCTCGGTCGCAAGCAAAGCCGGCTTGAACGCGATTTTCTTAATTCGATACTGGCCGAGGCAGCACTTTCTGAGCTGTTATGGGCTGGATTGAAACTCGCAGCCCTGCATTTGGTTGTGCCCGGGGCGGTGATGATGCCTGTCAACGACAAATCGGAAGAGACATTTCCGCACGATTTCGACCTGCCGGCCGAGGCGACCGGGGAACATGAGCAGCAATGGTGGAAAGATGCTCGCTGTTTCTGGTATCCGGTCGGACCATAGGCGGTTGCGGGGGGAAGCAAGCACCATGAAGACAAACCAGGTGGGCGCACCGCGGATGAATGAAAAGGATCTGGTCATGGTCACCGTCATGGGACAGATCGCCCATCCCATCGGTCGCCCGAACCCCTACCGCATTGGTTATGACGGGGTGCCCCGCATTTTACCCGGTACCGGCGGCATCGCCATTAACCAGCGCGTCGGAAATCGCTGTGTCGGGCTTGCCGGCGACCATATCGAGCCCGGTGTATCGCTGCATAATAACAATCGTGAAATCGTCGGCGATAAAAACGGACCCAACCTGGCACTGCTCACCTACTGCTGCGTCGGCAACATCGCCCAGGTCGTCACTGGCCCCTGCGCCGGAAAGCAAGGGGTGGTGACAGGAAAGCACGGCGGCATTGAGCACCTCCTCATCGATTTTCCAACCGATGTGCTGCGGCGGCTGCGCATTGGCGACCGGGTGCAGATTTTCTCATTCGGGCTTGGGCTTCACTTGCCTGATCATCCGCGAATTCAGGCAATGAATTGTTCCCCCCGGCTGATCCGCAGGTGGGGCGTCCGCGCCGACAAGCAGTGTCTGCATGTTCCGGTGACCCATCTGGTCCCTGCCAAGGTCATGGGTTCGGGTATCGGCCAGAACAACGCGATTCGAGGGGATTATGATATTCAGCTCTTCGATCCTAAGACTACCCGCCGGTTCAATCTGGATACCCTTCGTTTCGGCGATTTTGTCGCCATTATTCATTCAGACTCACGCTTTGGCCGGGCGTTTCGTCATAATGCAATTACCATCGCCGTGGTTGTCCACGGCGACAGCACGATCAGCGGACATGGTCCGGGAGCGATGGCCCTGTTGACCGGAGATCGTCGCTGCCTCATTCCTATCAGGGACAGAAATGCAAATCTGGCGCAGGTGTTGCGGATCAGGCAGTTACCTCCGCTGCGTCAATTCACTCCGTTGATAAAGCTGAGTTGAGCGGCTTGCCTGCTCGTACGAAACTTATGCCCTTGCGGTATAAAGCTGAGTTGAGCAGCTTACCTGCGCAAACGAAATGTATGCCCTTGGCGTGTAAGGAGAGAGAAAACAGCGTAAAGGAGGAAGGCAATGACTCATCGTGACAGTGAAGCGTTCTGTGACCGGGAACTTTCCCGGATTATACTCAGCGAGTTTGACCGGGTGGAGAAAAAGATCAAGAAACATCGCCATCCCGGCAATAGCCCGAGAACGGACGAAATGGCCACAGCTGTCTCTGAGGATATTGATATAACCGATGGTTCTGATTTGCTCAGCGACGAGGAACAAAGCTTCATCACTGAAACCACTGCCTGGCTCAGGCCGCGGGACAACAAAGATACCATTCTCGGGAGAATATGGACTTTGCTGACCGAAGAGGACCCGGACGCCTATTTCCAGCCACCGGAGACCGAGAGCCGGGAAACACCGGCGACCGCTACCGATACTGGAGAGGAAGATCAAAGCATGCCGGAGCCCAACGAGAAAACGCCATGACCTCTGACCTTGATCTCGCCATTGATTATGCCGTTATCGGGCCCCATGACAGCCGCACCCACGAAATTCGCACCACACGCTTTCCCTTCAATACCATTTGCCACGTGGAAAGGGATTTCGGCGATGGGATCTGGCGGGGCTGCAGCGGCACCCTGATCGGCCCGCAAAAGGTTTTGTGCGCCGGCCATTGTCTTTATAACCACCGTTTGAAAAGGGCGCCGGTGCGCATCCGGATCAGCCCGGGCCGGGCGGACCGTGACACGCGACCGTATGGATCTATTATGGTCCTGCGGTCGTATGTGCCCCGGCGCTATGTCCACCCCCGAACCGTCAGTGATTTACGCAATTATGATTACGGCCTGGCAATCCTTCCGCAACCTTTTAAAGGCTTGCATACCTTTATGGAGGTGCGTGCCCTGTCCAATGCCCAACTGGAAAAGATGCGCCATCAAAGGCTCATCAGCATTGCCGGTTATCCGGCTGATCGTCCGGTGGGAACCCTTTGGCGGCATTCGGAAAGGCTGACACGGACCGGGCCCCGGCGACTCTACTATACGGTCGAT of the Desulforhopalus sp. genome contains:
- a CDS encoding amino acid ABC transporter ATP-binding protein produces the protein MIRLHRITKFFGTFKALNEVSLDIKTGDKVVVLGPSGSGKSTLLRTINRLESVDSGTIHVDGHNLYGEGEDINRIRMEVGMVFQSFNLFRHKTVLENLTLAPIKLKKMARDKAEALAMALLDKVGMGDRASHYPIQLSGGQQQRVAIARALAMEPKIMLFDEPTSALDPEMINEVLEVMITLAREGMTMVVVTHEMGFAREVADKVVFMDQGAIVEVASPSEFFTNPQNPRSQLFLKQILAPATR
- a CDS encoding amino acid ABC transporter permease, translated to MPDPGITKIDVGEGAAIPSPDDKGLVSAWWLALIGAIGLLIFLPWFKPDPYLNILRFVPDGIVITFEVTIFSISLAIVIGLLTGLGRISSNRFINLIASLYVEVVRGIPLLVQLFYIYYALGRFVRVPDLVAAVIAMSFCYGAYMGEVFRAGIKSIDYGQTEASLSLGFNRRQTMAYVILPQAWRTILPPVGNEFIALLKDTSLVSILAVADILRRGREYASESFNYFETYTMIALIYLLITLVLSKLISIMEHRLSHYERR
- a CDS encoding basic amino acid ABC transporter substrate-binding protein; its protein translation is MITRLFTACLLLLALCKPAAAEPTIVFATDATWPPMEFVNDQKQVVGYSIAFMTAAGKEAGFTPVFKNTAWDGIFAGLEAKKYDAIVSSVSITEERQKKMDFSLPYFTVRQALIVDKASTAKSLADLKGQKVGGQIGTTGYFAIKAAAGVEAKSYDEVGLAMEDLNVGRIAAVVCDDPVAANYALDKYKEKLKIAAIIESGEAENYGIAVNKGNTATLELINKGIAAVKAKGLDKELKVKWIGQ
- a CDS encoding LuxR C-terminal-related transcriptional regulator — encoded protein: MEFQLNGRKYRLISAQLSTADAEKDLSHLYAGELIIGTQRYHVLEAPRQAATLSDGAVRSLTKREIQIVVLVAEGLPNKQIAYKLNISEWTVSTHLRRIFAKLGVDSRAAMIYRSIEFLPSHI
- a CDS encoding DUF4438 domain-containing protein — translated: MKTNQVGAPRMNEKDLVMVTVMGQIAHPIGRPNPYRIGYDGVPRILPGTGGIAINQRVGNRCVGLAGDHIEPGVSLHNNNREIVGDKNGPNLALLTYCCVGNIAQVVTGPCAGKQGVVTGKHGGIEHLLIDFPTDVLRRLRIGDRVQIFSFGLGLHLPDHPRIQAMNCSPRLIRRWGVRADKQCLHVPVTHLVPAKVMGSGIGQNNAIRGDYDIQLFDPKTTRRFNLDTLRFGDFVAIIHSDSRFGRAFRHNAITIAVVVHGDSTISGHGPGAMALLTGDRRCLIPIRDRNANLAQVLRIRQLPPLRQFTPLIKLS
- a CDS encoding serine protease, which translates into the protein MTSDLDLAIDYAVIGPHDSRTHEIRTTRFPFNTICHVERDFGDGIWRGCSGTLIGPQKVLCAGHCLYNHRLKRAPVRIRISPGRADRDTRPYGSIMVLRSYVPRRYVHPRTVSDLRNYDYGLAILPQPFKGLHTFMEVRALSNAQLEKMRHQRLISIAGYPADRPVGTLWRHSERLTRTGPRRLYYTVDTCPGHSGSSIWFLCPRHARRHVIGVHTSGPIDEAGRAFGCSPGTVFAPQGFMNSGVRITDEVLANINNPARKVGGVGKMIRFP